A window of Cryptomeria japonica chromosome 3, Sugi_1.0, whole genome shotgun sequence contains these coding sequences:
- the LOC131044594 gene encoding uncharacterized protein LOC131044594 — MNDYNSESPKFPGSHHTWNFPPPEEVPQDVDREAHWKHFDASVNAVSFGFVATAILISMFLVMAIFERFLRPRPSFSSVQNTGDRALVRAQMQLLDKLDHSSAMSSYTIGVSVVMPGQEMPTFIAHPVPLPCPREEVAWPCHEHGHYLGSCSLDIKSSPSNTMKSQENAAQIRTT, encoded by the exons ATGAATGATTATAATTCAGAAAGCCCCAAGTTCCCAGGGAGTCATCACACATGGAATTTCCCCCCGCCTGAAGAAGTGCCTCAAGATGTTGATAGAGAGGCTCACTGGAAGCATTTTGATGCCTCTGTGAATGCAGTGTCTTTTGGTTTTGTAGCCACTGCCATCCTCATTTCAATGTTTCTGGTGATGGCAATATTTGAACGTTTTTTAAGACCAAGGCCCTCTTTTTCATCAGTTCAAAACACCGGTGACAGAGCTTTAGTTCGAGCCCAGATGCAGTTACTGGATAAACTTGACCATTCATCTGCT ATGTCTTCCTATACAATAGGAGTGTCAGTGGTTATGCCAGGGCAAGAAATGCCAACATTCATTGCTCATCCAGTTCCACTTCCTTGTCCAAGAGAAGAAGTTGCATGGCCTTGCCATGAACATGGACATTATTTGGGATCTTGTAGCCTGGACATAAAATCCTCCCCATCAAATACAATGAAATCCCAAGAAAATGCTGCACAAATCAGAACAACTTAG